A stretch of Eleutherodactylus coqui strain aEleCoq1 chromosome 2, aEleCoq1.hap1, whole genome shotgun sequence DNA encodes these proteins:
- the LOC136612121 gene encoding hydroxymethylglutaryl-CoA lyase, mitochondrial-like isoform X2: MLSESGLQAIEATSFVSPKWVPQMADHINVMHGIKRFPNVSYPVLAPNLTGFQKAVECGAKEVAIFGAASELFSKKNINCTIEESLQRFKEVTEAAKEANIPVRGYVSCVLGCPYEGKVSPSKVAEVAHKMFLMGCYEISLGDTIGVGTPGSMREMLTAVLDVIPAKALAVHCHDTYGQALANILVALQMGVRVVDSSIAGLGGCPYAQGASGNVATEDVVYMLQGLGIHTGVDLKKLTEAGAFICKALGRKSSSKVAQAMCKL, from the exons ATGTTATCAGAGTCTGGGCTACAAGCAATAGAAGCTACCAGCTTCGTGTCACCAAAATGGGTTCCACAG ATGGCAGATCACATCAATGTAATGCATGGAATAAAGAGGTTCCCCAATGTCAGCTACCCTGTGTTAGCCCCAAATCTCACAGGATTCCAGAAGGCG GTTGAATGTGGTGCCAAAGAAGTAGCCATATTTGGTGCAGCTTCTGAgcttttcagtaaaaaaaatattaactgcACCATAGAAGAAAGTCTACAGAGGTTTAAGGAAGTTACAGAGGCCGCTAAAGAAGCAAATATACCTGTGCGAGG GTATGTCTCTTGTGTTCTTGGATGTCCATATGAAGGGAAAGTTTCTCCTAGTAAAGTGGCTGAG GTGGCACACAAGATGTTTTTAATGGGCTGCTATGAGATCTCCTTAGGGGACACTATTGGAGTGGGGACACCAGGCAGCATGCGAGAAATGTTGACAGCGGTTCTGGATGTAATTCCTGCCAAGGCCCTAGCTGTTCACTGCCATGATACATATGGACAGGCTCTGGCAAACATACTCGTGGCTCTGCAG ATGGGAGTGCGGGTGGTAGATTCCTCTATTGCTGGTTTAGGTGGGTGTCCTTATGCGCAAGGAGCTTCTGGGAATGTAGCCACAGAAGATGTCGTCTACATGCTACAAGGCCTTGGCATTCACACA GGCGTTGATTTAAAGAAGCTTACAGAAGCTGGGGCCTTTATCTGCAAAGCTCTCGGAAGGAAAAGCAGTTCTAAAGTAGCTCAAGCAATGTGCAAACTGTGA
- the LOC136612121 gene encoding hydroxymethylglutaryl-CoA lyase, mitochondrial-like isoform X1 — translation MIAVTARMSVSRRLGAALRQVSSLPNYSYPKEVKIVEVGPRDGLQNEKNIVPAEVKIQLINMLSESGLQAIEATSFVSPKWVPQMADHINVMHGIKRFPNVSYPVLAPNLTGFQKAVECGAKEVAIFGAASELFSKKNINCTIEESLQRFKEVTEAAKEANIPVRGYVSCVLGCPYEGKVSPSKVAEVAHKMFLMGCYEISLGDTIGVGTPGSMREMLTAVLDVIPAKALAVHCHDTYGQALANILVALQMGVRVVDSSIAGLGGCPYAQGASGNVATEDVVYMLQGLGIHTGVDLKKLTEAGAFICKALGRKSSSKVAQAMCKL, via the exons ATGATAGCGGTGACCGCCAGGATGTCTGTGTCGCGGAGACTCGGCGCAGCGCTGCGACAG GTCAGCTCTTTGCCAAACTATTCTTACCCTAAAGAGGTGAAAATTGTGGAAGTGGGACCTAGGGACGGACTGCAGAATGAAAAG AATATTGTTCCAGCAGAAGTTAAAATCCAGCTGATTAACATGTTATCAGAGTCTGGGCTACAAGCAATAGAAGCTACCAGCTTCGTGTCACCAAAATGGGTTCCACAG ATGGCAGATCACATCAATGTAATGCATGGAATAAAGAGGTTCCCCAATGTCAGCTACCCTGTGTTAGCCCCAAATCTCACAGGATTCCAGAAGGCG GTTGAATGTGGTGCCAAAGAAGTAGCCATATTTGGTGCAGCTTCTGAgcttttcagtaaaaaaaatattaactgcACCATAGAAGAAAGTCTACAGAGGTTTAAGGAAGTTACAGAGGCCGCTAAAGAAGCAAATATACCTGTGCGAGG GTATGTCTCTTGTGTTCTTGGATGTCCATATGAAGGGAAAGTTTCTCCTAGTAAAGTGGCTGAG GTGGCACACAAGATGTTTTTAATGGGCTGCTATGAGATCTCCTTAGGGGACACTATTGGAGTGGGGACACCAGGCAGCATGCGAGAAATGTTGACAGCGGTTCTGGATGTAATTCCTGCCAAGGCCCTAGCTGTTCACTGCCATGATACATATGGACAGGCTCTGGCAAACATACTCGTGGCTCTGCAG ATGGGAGTGCGGGTGGTAGATTCCTCTATTGCTGGTTTAGGTGGGTGTCCTTATGCGCAAGGAGCTTCTGGGAATGTAGCCACAGAAGATGTCGTCTACATGCTACAAGGCCTTGGCATTCACACA GGCGTTGATTTAAAGAAGCTTACAGAAGCTGGGGCCTTTATCTGCAAAGCTCTCGGAAGGAAAAGCAGTTCTAAAGTAGCTCAAGCAATGTGCAAACTGTGA
- the LOC136612121 gene encoding hydroxymethylglutaryl-CoA lyase, mitochondrial-like isoform X3: MMADHINVMHGIKRFPNVSYPVLAPNLTGFQKAVECGAKEVAIFGAASELFSKKNINCTIEESLQRFKEVTEAAKEANIPVRGYVSCVLGCPYEGKVSPSKVAEVAHKMFLMGCYEISLGDTIGVGTPGSMREMLTAVLDVIPAKALAVHCHDTYGQALANILVALQMGVRVVDSSIAGLGGCPYAQGASGNVATEDVVYMLQGLGIHTGVDLKKLTEAGAFICKALGRKSSSKVAQAMCKL; this comes from the exons ATG ATGGCAGATCACATCAATGTAATGCATGGAATAAAGAGGTTCCCCAATGTCAGCTACCCTGTGTTAGCCCCAAATCTCACAGGATTCCAGAAGGCG GTTGAATGTGGTGCCAAAGAAGTAGCCATATTTGGTGCAGCTTCTGAgcttttcagtaaaaaaaatattaactgcACCATAGAAGAAAGTCTACAGAGGTTTAAGGAAGTTACAGAGGCCGCTAAAGAAGCAAATATACCTGTGCGAGG GTATGTCTCTTGTGTTCTTGGATGTCCATATGAAGGGAAAGTTTCTCCTAGTAAAGTGGCTGAG GTGGCACACAAGATGTTTTTAATGGGCTGCTATGAGATCTCCTTAGGGGACACTATTGGAGTGGGGACACCAGGCAGCATGCGAGAAATGTTGACAGCGGTTCTGGATGTAATTCCTGCCAAGGCCCTAGCTGTTCACTGCCATGATACATATGGACAGGCTCTGGCAAACATACTCGTGGCTCTGCAG ATGGGAGTGCGGGTGGTAGATTCCTCTATTGCTGGTTTAGGTGGGTGTCCTTATGCGCAAGGAGCTTCTGGGAATGTAGCCACAGAAGATGTCGTCTACATGCTACAAGGCCTTGGCATTCACACA GGCGTTGATTTAAAGAAGCTTACAGAAGCTGGGGCCTTTATCTGCAAAGCTCTCGGAAGGAAAAGCAGTTCTAAAGTAGCTCAAGCAATGTGCAAACTGTGA